CGATGTTTATCACTTCCCATACGGCACCATCACCACCGAAAACCTAGTCCGGTCACATAGCCGCACCCTACCCGCTCCGCTATCGCTGAAAAGTGATGCTAAATATGACATCGTCATCGGCCACAATCATCATCATGGCAGCACTACCGAGATTGGTCTCACCGCTGCCGATCGCCAGCGCCACGTCTACATCATCGGTGGTACCGGCAATGGTAAAACTACCCTGCTCACGCGCGCCATGATCGCCGATCTCCAAAACGGCCAGAGCTTTGCCTTCATCGACCCGCACGGCGACGCCGCCGAAATGCTCCTACGGCACGTTCCAGAAGAGCGCCTAAGCGACGTCATTTATTTCAACCCCGACGACCTCGCGCGGCCCATCGGCCTTAATCTCCTCGAACTCCCCGAAGGCCTCGTCGGCGACGACCTCCTGCGCGAAAAAGACCTTGTCACCGAAGCCACCATCTCTGTCTTCCGCAAGATTTTCTCCGAAGAAGACGAGGGCGGTCACCGCATCGAATATGTACTCCGTAACGCCATTCAAACCGCCCTCACCCAGCCCGGCGCCACTCTCTTCACCGTCTTCGATCTCCTCAATGACCCGGCCTATCGCAAGCAGGTCGTGTCCAAGCTCCAAGACAAGGACCTCATCAATTTCTGGAAGCATGAGCTCGGCAAAGCCGGCGACTTCCAGCGCGTCAAAATGGCCGCCGGCATTACCGCCAAGATCGGCCGTTTCCTATTCTCGGCCTCGGCCAAGCGCATCATCGAGCAACCCAAATCAACCATAAATTTCGACGACGTTCTAAGCTCCGGCAAAATCCTCATCTGCAACTTTTCTAAAGGCCTGCTCGGCGAAGACACCTCGGAGCTCTTTGGCATCATGATCCTGGCCAAAATTCAGCTAGCCGCCCTCCGCCGCGCCCGGCTGCCCATCGATCAACGCTCGCCGTACCACCTCTATGTCGATGAGTTCCAAAACTTCGCCACCGCCTCATTCGTTCAAATGCTGTCGGAGGCCCGTAAATATCAGCTCTTTATGACCCTCGCCGAGCAGTCCACCTCCCAGCAAAAAGACCAGCGTATGGTCCAGATAATTCTCGCCAACGTCGGCACCGTCATCTGTTTCCGTACCGGTAACCCCGCCGACGAAAAGCTTTTGCTCCCATTCTTTAGTCCGTACATCGAGCCGGGCGAAATCACCAATCTACCAGCCTACAACTTCTACATGCGCATCGCCGGGGCCACCACCCAAGAGCCCTTCTCTGGCCAAACCATCCCGCCAACCGAAGAGGGGAGTGATGATATCGCCCGCCGCCTCATCGAGCATTCCCGTCAAACCTATGGCAAGACGCACGCTCCGGCCCAAGCCCCCAAAACCAGCAGCGAGACTAACAACCCTCAAATCAAAAGCGCCACCCCGCTTCGCCGGCCAGTCAAGAAACACAAGATCACCCAATGAATAAATCGTATTATTCATCCAAAGTTACATTTCCAGATACAAGCAGGTAAATTTTGTCTCTCCCCTATATACATATGTATATGGAGACGCCCATCATGATTAAAACTCCAACTACCAAACAACAACTCGCTATCCTCACCCTCATCTACCGCTTTCGATTTGTCAGCACAAAGCACATCCAGCAAGCCTTAGGGATTAAGTATCTTAGCAGTGTCCAGCCAAGACTCAATAGGCTCGTAGAACTTGGCCTTATCGGCCGAAACTATAATGGTTCCCTAAGGCTTGCTGGGCTTCCAGCTTCGTACTATCTACAACCAAAAGGCATGCATGCGCTCAAGGCTATCGACTCCGACGTCAGCAAAGCCGCACTCCACAATGCATACAAAGACAAGACCGCTTCGGAGCAATTCATCCAGCACTGCTTGGCTATCGCCGATGTCAGTCACGAGCTCACTGAATGCTTTGGCGTCAGAGTTGAATTCTTCACCAAAAGTGAATCCAAAGAGTACGATTACTTCCCGCAGCCGTTACCTGACGGCTACCTCACTATCGCCGGCGCATCAACCAAAGACGACGACTCCAATCAATATTTTTTAGAAGTCTGCGACAAACCAACGCCAATGTTTGCGCATAAGAAGCGTATCCAAGAACTGATCGACTATGCCGAAGGGGGAGAATGGGAGGCCGCCACCGGCACTGAGATGCCAACAATATTGTTTGTATGTGAGTCGCCGGATATCCAGCGCAAACTAATGAAGCTCATAGAAATAGCGCTTGAGGATTCATACGAAGATGAGCTCAAGGTAGAAGCGATTCTGAAGAGCCAAATCTGCGCCATCCTCGACCCAAAGAAGAGCCCGGAAGCCACCAAAGCAGCTCCCGGGCCCCCTCTAGCTAATCCTCGTCAGCCAATCTCACCGACATAACTCGTACGCAATCCGGCGATAAGGGATCTTCCCAATCACGCAGCCTCCAGTCGTAGTAGTCGATACTCCAGCGAACCTTATGAAACACCATATTACTTAGCCACATGACATGACCGAAATCATGCCGGTGAAACGGATCAAGACCTGCGATCCAGTTTTCGTACTCACGTATCTCTTGAATCAACCCTGGCAGGTTGTATAGATGCCAGACATTCCGCGTACACATTATCAACCCCTTCTTGGACCTGCGAAACTCATCATTCGCCGCCGCGATCCTCTCGGACAATGCTTTTTCCACTAATAACTCTTCCATCTCAAACCTCCTCGTAAAGTTATCTTTGAACCTTCGAGCGTATCGACCTCCCGCTCTGTCGACCGGGCAAGGTCAGAACTGGACGCGTCAAGGTGGAGCACCCCACGCGCTGAACGACCTTGGGGCGGCCAGTTATGGCCTTATGATGGCAAGACAGAGGGAGGGCTAACCTCTTACAGCCCTAAGGTCATAAAGTTTAATTCATTGTTGCCGCAGAGCTTGTATTATGAAGCCATAAGCAACTTAAACGAGCCCCTCGCTATGAATCTAAAAATCGGTACCTTCAACCTCAACAACCTCTTTTCTCGCTTCAATTTTGAATTCCGCACAGAAGTGCCCGATCTCAAAGAAGGCAGCGTGGAGTTCAAGAAAGTGCAGAAGCTCGTCAGCGGCATGAATGAGGCCTCGGTGGAGTACGAAGGCGTCGCTCTCAAGCGCAAAGACCCGGCTGCGCGTCAGGCCGTGGTCCGCCGTATTGAAGAAATGGACCTCGATATCCTAGCCGTTCAGGAAGTAGAGGACATCGAAACCCTGCGCTTCTTCGTCAACCATGAGCTAGACACCAAGGGCATGTACCCCCACCTTATTCTGGTTGAAGGTAACGACCCCCGCCTCATCGACCTCGCCGTCTTGTCCAAGTACCCCATCGGCGCCGTTACCACCTGGCAGCACGCCACCCACCCCGACAGTCCCGGCGAGCGCGTCTTTAGTCGTGATTTGCTCCAGGTCGAAGTCTTGAGTAAAAATCGCGATAAACGACTCTGCACCATATTTAACAATCACCTCAAGAGTCACTTTGTCCGCTTCCCGGAAGACCAGACGGAAGGCGCGAAGAAAGCCAACCGCCGGCGCCAACAACAAGCTGAAGTGATGGCCAAAATCATTGCCAAAGAAATGGACTCAGATGACCGCTTCGTCGTAGTGGGGGACATGAACGATCCGGTTGACTCGGAATTTCTAAAGCCTTTCACTCACAGCCCCCGAGTCAAGCTTATTAATGGGCTTGAGCACCCGACCGAAACCCGCCCCACACCCGAAAGTTCCTCGCCGCCGCCCGGCCCCGCCTGGACCCACCGCTTCAAGGAATCCGGCAAGCCTGCGCACTATGAGCTATTCGACCAGATTTGGCTGAGCGCCGCACTGGCCAAAGACCAAACCGGCGCCTTCATTGACCGCCGCACCAAGCTTGGTGGCGACGGCTCCGACCACGACCCGGCGTGGGTAGAGATAGCAATATAGCCTAGTTGCGGACCGCCTTGAGCCCTAATCAGTAACTCCCATTTGTACTCAATAGGTTTTGAGTGCAGCAGATTGGGCGCTTGCCGTAGCTAAGCATCAAGCCTTGTAAACTAACCAGTTTTATGTTATTATAGTGGCGCTCAAATCGAGCATTTGACAACCCGGGAGATATCGTGACGCAAGGACTACGCAAGTGGCTCGGCCGCTGGTTCGCCCAGTACGTCATGGGCGACTCGCCGCCGGCACCCCACAAGTCGTGGAGCTCCCTCAAGGCGGAGCTCGACAAGAAGTATGGTGGGTGGGACCGGCAGCATCCGTCCGCAAAACGCGCTCACTACCACCGAATGGAACGGGACTTCAACGACGAGACCAAGCAGATCGAGTGGTGCTTCAACAAGATGGGCGCTCTCCTGACCGCCATCGGCATAGTCCTCACGGTCGCCAGCGTGATCGTCGCCGTCGCCCCAAGCCGACTGCATCGGATCAA
This portion of the Candidatus Saccharimonadia bacterium genome encodes:
- a CDS encoding TraM recognition domain-containing protein, translated to MAALLSRLFGDTPYDIAINSLLLLTMGYFAWRWLFEPALDVLAGLWAYQRSQSRPASYLEITPPTHNEKSSLATQQLITVLRQYLGKNESVSLELVSSRKEGIRYLIRTSPDNVPILQRHVASYLPESRFRILNDAPPLSDSNDTTYHYVHEIKQARHYAYPLQPQTDLNQSDPVAFIAGSMTNLQPGESIALQLIITPYDSYWMRRLYNKILNKGYTIIDHKLRHFIMKHWWVWCIALLIAYYTHDLELAGSWALVLLVVSMFFIKREEPALTVGEQQLFDGIREKLGQPLFRVNLRISLTANSVARLSELSGGMESSLAPLNAPFQHLRSSQDYFGRLGQRFEGHKFQHRLPGLLVVNTNIFAASELADVYHFPYGTITTENLVRSHSRTLPAPLSLKSDAKYDIVIGHNHHHGSTTEIGLTAADRQRHVYIIGGTGNGKTTLLTRAMIADLQNGQSFAFIDPHGDAAEMLLRHVPEERLSDVIYFNPDDLARPIGLNLLELPEGLVGDDLLREKDLVTEATISVFRKIFSEEDEGGHRIEYVLRNAIQTALTQPGATLFTVFDLLNDPAYRKQVVSKLQDKDLINFWKHELGKAGDFQRVKMAAGITAKIGRFLFSASAKRIIEQPKSTINFDDVLSSGKILICNFSKGLLGEDTSELFGIMILAKIQLAALRRARLPIDQRSPYHLYVDEFQNFATASFVQMLSEARKYQLFMTLAEQSTSQQKDQRMVQIILANVGTVICFRTGNPADEKLLLPFFSPYIEPGEITNLPAYNFYMRIAGATTQEPFSGQTIPPTEEGSDDIARRLIEHSRQTYGKTHAPAQAPKTSSETNNPQIKSATPLRRPVKKHKITQ
- a CDS encoding replication-relaxation family protein codes for the protein MIKTPTTKQQLAILTLIYRFRFVSTKHIQQALGIKYLSSVQPRLNRLVELGLIGRNYNGSLRLAGLPASYYLQPKGMHALKAIDSDVSKAALHNAYKDKTASEQFIQHCLAIADVSHELTECFGVRVEFFTKSESKEYDYFPQPLPDGYLTIAGASTKDDDSNQYFLEVCDKPTPMFAHKKRIQELIDYAEGGEWEAATGTEMPTILFVCESPDIQRKLMKLIEIALEDSYEDELKVEAILKSQICAILDPKKSPEATKAAPGPPLANPRQPISPT
- a CDS encoding DUF3768 domain-containing protein — protein: MEELLVEKALSERIAAANDEFRRSKKGLIMCTRNVWHLYNLPGLIQEIREYENWIAGLDPFHRHDFGHVMWLSNMVFHKVRWSIDYYDWRLRDWEDPLSPDCVRVMSVRLADED
- a CDS encoding endonuclease/exonuclease/phosphatase family protein yields the protein MNLKIGTFNLNNLFSRFNFEFRTEVPDLKEGSVEFKKVQKLVSGMNEASVEYEGVALKRKDPAARQAVVRRIEEMDLDILAVQEVEDIETLRFFVNHELDTKGMYPHLILVEGNDPRLIDLAVLSKYPIGAVTTWQHATHPDSPGERVFSRDLLQVEVLSKNRDKRLCTIFNNHLKSHFVRFPEDQTEGAKKANRRRQQQAEVMAKIIAKEMDSDDRFVVVGDMNDPVDSEFLKPFTHSPRVKLINGLEHPTETRPTPESSSPPPGPAWTHRFKESGKPAHYELFDQIWLSAALAKDQTGAFIDRRTKLGGDGSDHDPAWVEIAI